The Caldicellulosiruptor changbaiensis genome has a segment encoding these proteins:
- a CDS encoding type II secretion system protein GspM → MQITDRDKKLLMILVMFLVAVAFYNFFYKPYSEKLSQLKSEKQTLENRLNEINQRIASYNLSKERLQEIEELYADLSNKIPPNQDEKFSMLDLKRLSEMVGAKTSDYTFSQKQKVNTSINNINIVNAYYYSSKQNWQITYANFKKLLYLQKDFSPLFSLDGITLSNANDKIAASFEIRFYGFEDNLAQPRQWPQFRMPTGKGDIFKGGTAPKIKFNYTEESIKKNENPAQSALKMERTDNATVKQQGQITSVTPTDSQTKEKSNNAQQSSTQQTEQNIDFNKADFVATISTLYSPTTNISLEKTGKGSIFGAKKNIENAYIRLEKRDNKYYFKMGTEGSIFPQDGNGEEFVPNSSNYILIVIFSTPRKFKDDKNVVTMTVNNATDKITKVYILNDDKQKPRVNVVTKGSNVQVIRK, encoded by the coding sequence GTGCAAATAACAGATAGAGATAAAAAGTTGCTGATGATTTTGGTAATGTTTCTTGTTGCAGTTGCTTTCTATAATTTTTTTTACAAACCTTATTCAGAAAAGCTCAGCCAATTAAAGTCAGAGAAACAAACATTAGAAAATAGGCTAAATGAGATAAATCAAAGAATTGCAAGTTATAATTTATCAAAAGAGAGGTTGCAAGAGATAGAAGAATTATACGCAGATTTGAGTAACAAGATTCCGCCTAATCAAGACGAAAAGTTTAGTATGCTTGACTTAAAAAGGCTTTCTGAGATGGTAGGGGCTAAGACATCTGACTATACTTTTTCACAAAAGCAAAAGGTAAATACAAGTATAAATAATATTAATATTGTAAATGCATACTATTATTCTTCAAAGCAAAATTGGCAGATAACATATGCTAATTTTAAAAAACTTCTCTATCTCCAAAAAGATTTTTCACCTTTATTTTCCTTAGATGGTATTACTCTTAGCAATGCAAATGACAAAATTGCCGCAAGTTTTGAAATAAGGTTTTATGGTTTTGAAGACAATTTAGCTCAGCCGAGACAGTGGCCACAATTTAGAATGCCAACAGGCAAGGGTGATATCTTTAAAGGTGGCACAGCGCCTAAGATAAAGTTCAATTACACTGAAGAGAGTATAAAAAAAAATGAAAATCCCGCTCAGTCAGCATTAAAAATGGAAAGAACAGATAATGCCACTGTAAAGCAGCAAGGACAGATTACTTCTGTTACCCCCACTGATTCACAAACGAAAGAGAAATCCAATAATGCTCAGCAATCTTCAACCCAACAAACTGAGCAAAATATTGATTTTAACAAAGCTGATTTTGTGGCGACCATTTCTACATTGTATTCACCTACAACAAACATAAGCCTTGAAAAGACAGGGAAGGGTTCTATCTTTGGAGCCAAGAAAAACATAGAGAATGCATATATTAGGTTAGAAAAAAGAGATAATAAGTATTATTTTAAAATGGGAACAGAAGGGAGTATCTTCCCTCAAGATGGAAATGGAGAGGAGTTTGTGCCAAATAGTAGTAACTATATTCTAATCGTGATATTTTCAACTCCGCGAAAATTCAAAGATGACAAGAATGTTGTAACGATGACTGTTAATAACGCAACAGACAAAATTACAAAAGTGTATATTTTGAATGATGATAAACAAAAACCACGTGTTAATGTGGTGACAAAAGGTTCTAATGTTCAAGTTATTAGGAAATAA
- a CDS encoding PilN domain-containing protein — MAKNLKDINLLLAYERVTRKKDATIRIYSLILILELCILALIISLYTTQIITTNNDIKRLNNEINIKQQQMAQIEKLFQKKNLYTQKEALLEYISKTHVKLLEILDKLENLTPSNIRYESLNLSQDKITCTVRADKLETVTQFVYNLQTSNYFKNVSFNSVTGDDNSKVSTITADIVGK; from the coding sequence ATGGCTAAGAATTTAAAAGACATCAATCTACTTTTAGCATATGAAAGAGTTACTAGAAAGAAAGATGCAACAATAAGAATATATTCACTCATTTTAATTTTAGAGCTATGTATTTTGGCTCTAATTATCTCATTATACACAACACAAATTATTACCACAAATAACGACATCAAAAGACTGAACAATGAAATCAATATAAAGCAACAGCAGATGGCACAAATTGAGAAGCTTTTTCAAAAGAAAAATCTATATACTCAAAAGGAAGCATTGTTGGAATATATTTCAAAAACACATGTAAAACTTTTAGAAATTTTAGACAAACTTGAGAATTTAACACCTTCAAATATTCGTTATGAAAGTTTAAATCTTTCACAGGACAAGATTACATGTACAGTAAGAGCAGACAAATTAGAGACAGTTACGCAATTTGTATATAATCTTCAGACAAGCAATTACTTTAAGAATGTTAGCTTTAACAGCGTAACAGGTGATGACAACTCAAAAGTTTCAACAATAACAGCTGATATAGTGGGGAAGTGA
- the pilM gene encoding type IV pilus biogenesis protein PilM, giving the protein MSIRVALEVGKNYVKVAEGSFTNALHVNRFAEEQSKDDIIINDLKLEPNLFYETVGNIFLKNNFPKNNVIVVLTGISNMIIREMVIPYLNEEKTYNLITFEARQYFPTNIENYIIDYKQLKVFNEGKVKKQKILLVALPKTLIEDIINISRKLGLKLKKIDIEPNAITKLVNIERRFRKEKEKELVMIVNIMRSYITTVIVNEGDIILSKTFPNYDLERMFNEEEESEAFLEYIYTYTINEIAENVSKFYEFYRSKDPESPKLSKVYLMGEVCQHIDISDILRTKINSEMVLLTELQSIDKKIVMTKNEICNYSTVMSGLI; this is encoded by the coding sequence ATGAGTATAAGGGTGGCACTTGAAGTTGGTAAAAATTACGTAAAAGTTGCTGAAGGATCTTTTACAAACGCGTTACATGTAAATAGATTTGCAGAAGAACAGTCGAAAGACGATATTATAATAAACGATTTGAAATTAGAGCCTAATCTTTTTTACGAAACGGTAGGTAATATTTTTTTGAAAAACAATTTTCCTAAAAACAATGTAATTGTGGTTTTAACGGGTATTTCAAATATGATTATAAGAGAAATGGTTATACCTTATCTGAATGAGGAAAAGACTTATAATCTTATAACATTTGAAGCAAGACAGTATTTTCCAACTAATATTGAAAACTATATCATTGATTATAAACAACTAAAGGTTTTCAATGAGGGTAAGGTCAAAAAACAGAAGATATTGTTAGTAGCTTTGCCAAAAACATTGATAGAAGATATTATCAATATTTCAAGGAAATTGGGATTGAAGTTAAAAAAGATCGATATTGAACCAAATGCTATCACTAAGCTTGTAAACATAGAAAGGAGATTTAGGAAAGAAAAAGAAAAAGAGCTGGTGATGATAGTAAATATTATGAGGTCGTATATTACAACTGTAATAGTGAATGAAGGAGATATTATCCTTTCAAAAACTTTTCCTAATTACGATTTAGAAAGAATGTTTAATGAAGAAGAGGAGTCAGAAGCATTTTTGGAGTATATCTATACATATACCATTAATGAAATAGCTGAAAATGTATCAAAGTTTTATGAATTTTATAGAAGCAAAGATCCAGAAAGCCCGAAATTGTCAAAGGTATACCTAATGGGTGAGGTTTGTCAACATATAGATATCAGCGATATATTAAGAACAAAAATAAATAGTGAGATGGTTTTATTAACAGAACTGCAATCCATTGATAAAAAGATTGTAATGACCAAAAATGAAATTTGCAATTATTCTACAGTTATGAGCGGTCTTATATAG
- a CDS encoding prepilin-type N-terminal cleavage/methylation domain-containing protein: MRRGQRGFTLIEMVIVVAIVGIVVAALYSFFINNFKVAQEEAKIASIESQAKRLEDSIKQWLQMADQSSIVYYPSFKRVDMIVYEDASSSGVLVKIDYEHMSKSIRIEKGSSGAVLYLEGKVLRFNVLDNFPQLIIEYEVDLGVRGQTRTYKIVYNRRYD; the protein is encoded by the coding sequence ATGAGAAGAGGACAAAGAGGTTTTACTTTAATTGAAATGGTAATTGTAGTTGCAATTGTGGGGATAGTTGTAGCTGCACTTTACAGCTTTTTTATAAACAATTTCAAGGTGGCACAGGAAGAGGCAAAGATTGCAAGTATTGAGTCACAGGCAAAAAGGCTTGAAGATAGTATCAAGCAGTGGCTTCAGATGGCTGACCAGTCAAGCATTGTTTATTATCCTTCTTTCAAGAGAGTAGATATGATTGTATATGAAGATGCTTCAAGTAGTGGCGTTTTGGTAAAAATTGATTATGAACATATGTCAAAGTCTATAAGAATAGAAAAAGGGAGTAGTGGAGCAGTGTTGTACTTAGAAGGTAAAGTTTTAAGATTTAATGTTCTTGATAATTTTCCTCAATTGATAATTGAATATGAAGTGGATTTAGGAGTTCGTGGTCAGACAAGAACATACAAAATAGTTTATAATAGACGATATGATTAA
- a CDS encoding prepilin-type N-terminal cleavage/methylation domain-containing protein codes for MKKLKGFTLQELAIVIAILAILLSIAVPNYIAMKKRADVDSIANQFAAMIRELYEKIDSEMEYDTYNSSAGGHMSKYYIRIDNYKIPDPISGERNLKIQLIKFDASASPATETVIKEIVSKTVKLQNASGSSILMDSAGNVATYITFKPDGKILRFTDRVAARNNVEDFSVRNGIEVVPKSGGGYKKTVYLNTVPPGSVEVK; via the coding sequence ATGAAAAAGCTCAAGGGGTTTACCCTGCAAGAATTGGCTATTGTTATTGCCATTTTGGCAATACTTTTATCAATTGCAGTTCCAAATTATATAGCAATGAAGAAAAGAGCAGATGTTGATAGCATAGCAAACCAGTTTGCAGCAATGATAAGAGAACTTTATGAAAAGATTGACTCTGAAATGGAATATGACACATATAACTCTTCAGCAGGTGGGCATATGTCAAAATACTACATAAGAATTGACAACTATAAAATTCCTGATCCGATATCAGGTGAGAGAAATTTAAAAATTCAGCTTATAAAATTTGATGCTTCTGCGAGTCCAGCAACTGAAACTGTTATCAAAGAGATAGTTTCTAAAACAGTAAAACTTCAGAATGCTTCGGGTTCTTCTATTTTAATGGACAGTGCTGGTAATGTTGCAACTTATATAACATTTAAACCGGACGGCAAAATATTGAGGTTTACAGATAGAGTAGCTGCAAGGAATAACGTTGAAGATTTTTCGGTAAGAAACGGGATAGAGGTTGTACCAAAATCAGGCGGAGGCTACAAAAAAACAGTTTATCTTAACACTGTGCCACCGGGGAGTGTCGAAGTCAAATGA
- a CDS encoding late competence development ComFB family protein translates to MYAIKNYMEEAVANMLDRVIENIDVCKCQKCKLDIMALALNRLPARYFVTKEGELFEKLSELEDQFYVDIVVAITAAAFVVKNNPKHN, encoded by the coding sequence ATGTACGCTATAAAAAACTACATGGAAGAAGCTGTTGCAAACATGCTTGATAGAGTAATTGAAAATATAGATGTTTGCAAATGTCAAAAATGTAAACTTGACATCATGGCACTTGCACTGAATAGATTGCCCGCAAGATATTTTGTGACTAAAGAAGGCGAGCTTTTTGAAAAATTATCAGAGCTTGAAGACCAGTTTTATGTAGACATTGTAGTTGCAATTACAGCGGCTGCTTTTGTTGTTAAAAACAATCCTAAACATAACTAA
- a CDS encoding prepilin peptidase produces the protein MPIILTNNIFFLIMSFSLILGSFLNVCIYRIPRGESIVFPPSHCPKCKNRIKPYDLIPIVSYIILRGRCRFCKEKISVKYPIVEALTGVVGIVCLYRYGLTINMVLAFLIGCILIYISAVDIDTMEISIKSILLLFALRIIQVFFEKGFSLKSVFSIFLGSILSMLLILAIYIFSKGSAMGFGDVLLIAAGGAGFSIGEAILANFLAFIIGAIFSIFILLKGEKKLKREIPFGPFISIALFVAILYGDYILKIYLTHFIR, from the coding sequence ATGCCAATAATCCTTACAAATAATATCTTTTTTTTAATTATGTCATTTTCCCTCATCCTTGGCAGCTTCCTAAATGTCTGTATATACAGAATTCCTCGGGGGGAGTCGATTGTCTTCCCCCCGAGCCACTGCCCTAAATGTAAAAATAGAATAAAGCCGTATGATTTGATACCAATTGTAAGCTATATTATCTTAAGAGGAAGATGTAGATTTTGCAAAGAAAAGATTTCAGTAAAATACCCAATTGTTGAAGCCTTAACGGGGGTTGTGGGGATAGTTTGTTTATATAGATATGGACTGACAATCAATATGGTATTAGCATTTTTGATAGGCTGCATTTTGATTTATATATCAGCTGTTGATATTGACACAATGGAAATTTCCATAAAGAGTATATTATTACTATTTGCTCTTCGCATCATTCAAGTATTCTTTGAAAAAGGCTTTAGTTTAAAAAGTGTATTTAGCATCTTTTTAGGTTCTATTTTATCAATGCTTTTGATATTAGCAATATACATATTCTCAAAAGGAAGTGCAATGGGGTTTGGTGATGTTCTTTTAATTGCTGCAGGTGGTGCTGGTTTTAGCATAGGTGAGGCTATACTTGCAAATTTTTTAGCATTTATAATAGGTGCAATATTTTCCATTTTTATATTGCTAAAAGGTGAGAAAAAGCTCAAAAGAGAGATTCCTTTTGGTCCTTTTATCTCAATTGCGCTTTTTGTAGCAATTTTATATGGTGATTACATTTTGAAAATCTATTTGACTCATTTTATAAGGTGA
- a CDS encoding type II secretion system protein, whose translation MAWLVKQINKKNKGFTLIEMVVVLAIIAVLIAIAVPQVLKQINKAKINADKANAKSIATAIQQYVGDGNTVTQTTWNQVDTEPWVNTYLTGGVPAVRYNNSWHFYYMTDSVGDTVYVGAGPSDTSVYQIYPYPDNNANNPYK comes from the coding sequence ATGGCTTGGCTTGTAAAGCAAATAAATAAGAAGAATAAAGGTTTTACATTGATTGAAATGGTTGTTGTTTTGGCAATTATTGCGGTATTGATTGCAATTGCTGTGCCGCAGGTTTTGAAGCAGATTAATAAAGCAAAAATAAACGCAGATAAAGCAAACGCAAAATCAATAGCAACTGCAATACAACAATATGTTGGTGATGGAAATACTGTGACTCAAACAACTTGGAATCAAGTTGATACTGAACCGTGGGTCAATACTTATTTAACAGGTGGGGTTCCAGCTGTTCGATATAATAATTCTTGGCATTTTTATTACATGACAGATAGTGTGGGAGATACTGTTTATGTTGGAGCAGGGCCAAGTGATACCAGTGTATATCAAATTTACCCTTATCCAGATAATAATGCCAATAATCCTTACAAATAA
- a CDS encoding prepilin-type N-terminal cleavage/methylation domain-containing protein yields MKRKVNGFTLIELVVVIAIIGVIVAIATPQVLRAIQNAQKRADSQTARHIAYAFLMWQEESGKSLSEIIPDANFYRIDSDQIGGASGFRLSKYITGSLPRPRLNKNYYFYYKYESSVLKIYAGDDSNKWELFPEFDESYK; encoded by the coding sequence ATGAAAAGAAAGGTTAATGGTTTTACCTTGATTGAACTTGTTGTTGTGATTGCAATAATTGGTGTGATTGTAGCAATTGCAACACCACAGGTTTTAAGGGCAATCCAGAATGCTCAAAAAAGAGCAGACAGCCAAACAGCTCGCCACATTGCATATGCGTTTTTGATGTGGCAGGAAGAGAGTGGAAAGAGCTTAAGTGAAATTATTCCAGATGCTAATTTCTACAGAATTGACTCAGACCAAATTGGTGGCGCAAGCGGGTTTAGATTAAGTAAATATATCACAGGAAGCCTGCCAAGGCCAAGGTTAAATAAGAATTACTATTTTTACTACAAGTATGAGTCATCAGTTTTAAAGATTTACGCGGGCGATGATTCAAATAAGTGGGAACTTTTTCCTGAGTTTGATGAAAGTTATAAATAA